A stretch of Pseudomonas sp. 7SR1 DNA encodes these proteins:
- a CDS encoding formate dehydrogenase subunit delta has translation MSCESLIKMANQIAQYFASEPDHTLAVNGVRQHIKSFWTPGMRRELAEWQEKHPDAALHPLVVEALTAFREPA, from the coding sequence ATGAGTTGCGAAAGCCTGATCAAGATGGCCAACCAGATCGCCCAGTACTTCGCCAGCGAACCGGATCACACGCTGGCGGTGAATGGCGTGCGTCAGCACATCAAGAGCTTCTGGACCCCGGGCATGCGCCGGGAACTGGCCGAGTGGCAGGAGAAACATCCGGATGCGGCCCTCCACCCACTGGTGGTGGAGGCACTGACGGCGTTTCGAGAGCCCGCCTAG